TGTCTCGGGTGAAAATTCGCGCTTTACCTGCTGCCAGACGTTTGATTTGTAAACCTAAATCATTTCCGATATTACCCACTAAAGATCCTTTGTGCATTTCCTCCGGAATCGTGTAGCTGACCTGCCCGAGCACCGAGCTGACGGAgagcacagagacaaacaacagtACTTGCCTGGCCATTGTTCTAtccgattattttttttcccgtGTGGCTCCGAAAATTTACATTCCAGAAAACATATACAGATTCCAATATCAGTCATTAATATCGCGCCTCTATTATCCACACAAAAGAGATACGCTCCAATGACGACGTTTCATTTCCAAAAACTCTTCAGTATTCGAGTGTCCCGTCTATCCTGTCGTGTTCTTTCTTTATAATGTCGACGCTGCATGGGAGGTTCTACTACAAACATGCTGCCAGTTGTCGACACTCTGGTCAACAGCGGCCCTAAGAGTTCAGATGAGAAAACTACAGGattcaaacaaaactgaatcTGTATTGAGAATACctactttaaaaaattactaaattTTAATGACTACAAACACAATGGTTATATGAAGATATTGCAAAAACTCTGCAGATCATGTTCCGAGGCAAAGTTCCAATTCTCTTATAGTTGCTACAGAAATCAGgatgtttaaataaattcatACATGTGAATTAGTAATCATCACTTAGCCAAAAATTCTGAATCATGAACCAGCACTACAATACTTCTAAAAACCGTGTGGCCGGAAGGGGAAATGAAGGAAGTGAGGAACGTGAGTGTCGCTGTCCAATGTTCTGAACTGTTAAATGCTGATAAACGGCAGACATTCGTGGCACTAGTCTTGCttataaaaagcattaataccacaatgaacataaaatgtCTTTGATTGATCCCCCAAAAGACAATGGTGCTCGCCAAAATATGTTAAGCTCAATATATTCCATTGAAATTTAACCGTATACTCATTAACGATGTAAGAAAGTATGAGAAAAAGGTCTATGTGTATGGGCAGATAGTTCTAAACTGTTCCACCGagttttcagcaaaaatatgtGGGGGAAAAATCTTAGTAGTGTATCCTCTCTGCGTAATGCTTCAAATCCAAGTTTCACATGCAGTGAATATGAAACAAATGAGAGTTAAAACATAAACTGTAGCTTTCACAACAGGAAATCGACACTGACAATAAttctcaaaaaataataataaaaaaggacTTCAGCGAGAATGCCAAAAATAATTAATGATTAAATATCCCATAAacgaaaataaaaatcttataCACAGGGAGTAAGTGAAGATTTTAAGAAACACGAAGAAAATCCTGAATGGCGTCACACACTCcattatttaaactgaaaattatttgttgatgattttaaaataaaaggtaTATTTTCGTTAATGAAGCATTCTACGTTTCCATTTTCTCCTGAGTCTAAATCCTCGATGCTTATCATTGTAACAACTGTATTGAGTTCAGCATCTTCTGATATCACATTTGACTTTGACATTATGGTGATTTCAGGCTTGTTGTCGTTCATGTCTTGCAAATCAACGATTAATTTGCATGAATCCGTGAGTCCTCCTTCGTCACTAGCAAGTACATTTATTTGATAGTTTCGTGACTGTTCAAAATCAATGTTTCCAATTAAAGTCACTTCACCGTTTTCCTCATTTACATCAAATACTTTCCTAACATCATCTAACGTATTTGTAATTGaatatgtaattttactgtTAGAACCCTGATCTGCATCTGAGGCTGTAACAGTAGCAACAACTGTTCCTTTTGGTGAATTCTCAGTAACTGTAGCTTTGTATGTTTGCTGTGTAAAAACAGGAGCATTATCATTAACGTCTAAAACTGTGATGGCGATCAGCATCGTTCCTGACATCTGCGGCTCTCCTCCATCTACAGCCGTCAACACGAGAGATATCTgctcctgtttctctctgtctaaAGGTTTCTGAAGCACCATCTCGACGTGTTTGTTTCCATCAGCATTATTGTGCACCTTCAGTGCAAAATTTCCTGTTGGTTTTAACTGGTAGCTTTTCAGATCATTAATTCCTACATCGAGATCAACAGCTCTTTCCAGAACAAATTTGGCCCCGATCACCGCTGACTCACTGATTTtgaatttcatttcagttttttcaaaGGTTGGTGCATTATCGTTGATATCTGTGATCTGCACTGTAACAGTGTAAAATTCCATTGGATTCTCTAGAATAATCTGAAAATGTAAAGCACAAGGCGTCGTCTGTCTGCAGAGCGCCTCTCTGTCGATTCTCTCTTTAACAAGGAGGACTCCTCTTTCTCTGTTTAGTTCGATGTACCCGTCGCTGTCTCGGGTGAAAATTCGCGCTTTACCTGCTGCCAGACGTTTGATTTGTAAACCTAAATCATTTCCGATATTACCCACTAAAGATCCTTTGTGCATTTCCTCCGGAATCGTGTAGCTGACCTGCCCGAGCACCGAGCTGACGGAgagcacagagacaaacaacagtACTTGCCTGGCCATTGTTCTAtccgattattttttttcccgtGTGGCTCCGAAAATTTACATTCCAGAAAACATATACAGATTCCAATATCAGTCATTAATATCGCGCCTCTATTATCCACACAAAAGAGATACGCTCCAATGACGACGTTTCATTTCCAAAAACTCTTCAGTATTCGAGTGTCCCGTCTATCCTGTCGTGTTCTTTCTTTATAATGTCGACGCTGCATGGGAGGTTCTACTACAAACATGCTGCCAGTTGTCGACACTCTGGTCAACAGCGGCCCTAAGAGTTCAGATGAGAAAACTACAGGattcaaacaaaactgaatcTGTATTGAGAATACctactttaaaaaattactaaattTTAATGACTACAAACACAATGGTTATATGAAGATATTGCAAAAACTCTGCAGATCATGTTCCGAGGCAAAGTTCCAATTCTCTTATAGTTGCTACAGAAATCAGgatgtttaaataaattcatACATGTGAATTAGTAATCATCACTTAGCCAAAAATTCTGAATCATGAACCAGCACTACAATACTTCTAAAAACCGTGTGGCCGGAAGGGGAAATGAAGGAAGTGAGGAACGTGAGTGTCGCTGTCCAATGTTCTGAACTGTTAAATGCTGATAAACGGCAGACATTCGTGGCACTAGTCTTGCttataaaaagcattaataccacaatgaacataaaatgtCTTTGATTGATCCCCCAAAAGACAATGGTGCTCGCCAAAATATGTTAAGCTCAATATATTCCATTGAAATTTAACCGTATACTCATTAACGATGTAAGAAAGTATGAGAAAAAGGTCTATGTGTATGGGCAGATAGTTCTAAACTGTTCCACCGagttttcagcaaaaatatgtGGGGGAAAAATCTTAGTAGTGTATCCTCTCTGCGTAATGCTTCAAATCCAAGTTTCACATGCAGTGAATATGAAACAAATGAGAGTTAAAACATAAACTGTAGCTTTCACAACAGGAAATCGACACTGACAATAAttctcaaaaaataataataaaaaaggacTTCAGCGAGAATGCCAAAAATAATTAATGATTAAATATCCCATAAacgaaaataaaaatcttataCACAGGGAGTAAGTGAAGATTTTAAGAAACACGAAGAAAATCCTGAATGGCGTCACACACTCcattatttaaactgaaaatcgcgcgatttaaattaaaaaagagcTATTCAAGTGTAGAAACAATATTAAAGCAGTCTCACCTCGAGAGGAGAGTCTGGTTCATCCAGGATGCTCTTCTCACTCTGCATCCGCTGCATCGTCCCTGAACAACTGGGATCCATGATCAACACGTTCTGACTACCAGCTCTGCCGAACTTACAGTCACTCTTTCTCGAGTCTGTCGTCCTGCACACCTCGTAATTGTACACGTGTTGGAGAGTCCCTGTTGTCCCCAAAGTGTCTGAGTAACGTGGAGGGTAATATGGAATCACAGGCAGGTTGGAATGATACAGGATGCGAGACTGTCTCcatctgtagattttcactgagaTAATAACCACCAAACACGTGATGAACAGGAAGGAGACCACAGCCAGAGCCAACACcaagtaaaaagtcaggttgtcATTGTACTCCTTGTCGTGTGGAAAGTCACTGAACTCCGACAGAACTTCAGGAAAGCTGTCCGCCACCGCCACGTTCACAATGACTGTAGCTGAACGAGAGGGCTGCCCGTTGTCCTCCACTATAACACTCAGtctctgtttcactgcatcTTTATCACTCACTTGGCGGATGGTTCGGATCTCTCCATTCTGGGAGCCCACTTCAAACAGAGCcctgtctgtggctttctgcagTTTATACGACAACCACGCATTCTGTccagagtccacatcaacagccACCACTTTGGTCACCAGATAGCCCACATCTGCTGAACGAGGCACCATTTCAGCCACTACAGAGCCTCCAGTCTGGACTGGATACAGAACCTGAGGAGGGTTGTCGTTCTGGTCCTGGATCATgattttcactgtcacattgCTGCTGAGTGGAGGAGAGCCTCCATCTTGAGCTTTCACACGGAAATGGAAGTCTTTGATCTGCTCGTAGTCAAAAGAGCGCACTGCATGGATGACTCCACTATCAGCACTGATGGACACATATGAGGAGACTGGCACTCCGTTCACTGAGGAGTCCTCCAGAATGTAAGAAACACGAGCATTCTGGTTCCAGTCAGCGTCTGTGGCTCTCACTGTGAATACAGACACACCTGGTGTGTTGTTTTCTACAATGTAGGCCTCATATGAGCTCCTCTCAAAGACAGGCTCGTTGTCATTTACATCAGAGATCTGTAAGGTGAGAGTGACGCTGCTGGAGAGGGAGGGCACTCCCTCATcagagcaggtcacagtgaTGTTATACTCAGaggctctctctctgtctaatTCACTGTCTGTCACTAAACTGTAGAAATTATTTGttgatgattttaaaataaaaggtaTATTTTCGTTAATGAAGCATTCTACGTTTCCATTTTCTCCTGAGTCTAAATCCTCGATGCTTATCATTGTAACAACTGTATTGAGTTCAGCATCTTCTGATATCACATTTGACTTTGACATTATGGTGATTTCAGGCTTGTTGTCGTTCATGTCTTGCAAATCAACGATTAATTTGCATGAATCCGTGAGTCCTCCTTCGTCACTAGCAAGTACATTTATTTGATAGTTTCGTGACTGTTCAAAATCAATGTTTCCAATTAAAGTCACTTCACCGTTTTCCTCATTTACATCAAATACTTTCCTAACATCATCTAACGTATTTGTAATTGaatatgtaattttactgtTAGAACCCTGATCTGCATCTGAGGCTGTAACAGTAGCAACAACTGTTCCTTTTGGTGAATTCTCAGTAACTGTAGCTTTGTATGTTTGCTGTGTAAAAACAGGAGCATTATCATTAACGTCTAAAACTGTGATGGCGATCAGCATCGTTCCTGACATCTGCGGCTCTCCTCCATCTACAGCCGTCAACACGAGAGATATCTgctcctgtttctctctgtctaaAGGTTTCTGAAGCACCATCTCGACGTGTTTGTTTCCATCAGCATTATTGTGCACCTTCAGTGCAAAATTTCCTGTTGGTTTTAACTGGTAGCTTTTCAGATCATTAATTCCTACATCGAGATCAACAGCTCTTTCCAGAACAAATTTGGCCCCGATCACCGCTGACTCACTGATTTtgaatttcatttcagttttttcaaaGGTTGGTGCATTATCGTTGATATCTGTGATCTGCACTGTAACAGTGTAAAATTCCATTGGATTCTCTAGAATAATCTGAAAATGTAAAGCACAAGGCGTCGTCTGTCTGCAGAGCGCCTCTCTGTCGATTCTCTCTTTAACAAGGAGGACTCCTCTTTCTCTGTTTAGTTCGATGTACCCGTCGCTGTCTCGGGTGAAAATTCGCGCTTTACCTGCTGCCAGACGTTTGATTTGTAAACCTAAATCATTTCCGATATTACCCACTAAAGATCCTTTGTGCATTTCCTCCGGAATCGTGTAGCTGACCTGCCCGAGCACCGAGCTGACGGAgagcacagagacaaacaacagtACTTGCCTGGCCATTGTTCTAtccgattattttttttcccgtGTGGCTCCGAAAATTTACATTCCAGAAAACATATACAGATTCCAATATCAGTCATTAATATCGCGCCTCTATTATCCACACAAAAGAGATACGCTCCAATGACGACGTTTCATTTCCAAAAACTCTTCAGTATTCGAGTGTCCCGTCTATCCTGTCGTGTTCTTTCTTTATAATGTCGACGCTGCATGGGAGGTTCTACTACAAACATGCTGCCAGTTGTCGACACTCTGGTCAACAGCGGCCCTAAGAGTTCAGATGAGAAAACTACAGGattcaaacaaaactgaatcTGTATTGAGAATACctactttaaaaaattactaaattTTAATGACTACAAACACAATGGTTATATGAAGATATTGCAAAAACTCTGCAGATCATGTTCCGAGGCAAAGTTCCAATTCTCTTATAGTTGCTACAGAAATCAGgatgtttaaataaattcatACATGTGAATTAGTAATCATCACTTAGCCAAAAATTCTGAATCATGAACCAGCACTACAATACTTCTAAAAACCGTGTGGCCGGAAGGGGAAATGAAGGAAGTGAGGAACGTGAGTGTCGCTGTCCAATGTTCTGAACTGTTAAATGCTGATAAACGGCAGACATTCGTGGCACTAGTCTTGCttataaaaagcattaataccacaatgaacataaaatgtCTTTGATTGATCCCCCAAAAGACAATGGTGCTCGCCAAAATATGTTAAGCTCAATATATTCCATTGAAATTTAACCGTATACTCATTAACGATGTAAGAAAGTATGAGAAAAAGGTCTATGTGTATGGGCAGATAGTTCTAAACTGTTCCACCGagttttcagcaaaaatatgtGGGGGAAAAATCTTAGTAGTGTATCCTCTCTGCGTAATGCTTCAAATCCAAGTTTCACATGCAGTGAATATGAAACAAATGAGAGTTAAAACATAAACTGTAGCTTTCACAACAGGAAATCGACACTGACAATAAttctcaaaaaataataataaaaaaggacTTCAGCGAGAATGCCAAAAATAATTAATGATTAAATATCCCATAAacgaaaataaaaatcttataCACAGGGAGTAAGTGAAGATTTTAAGAAACACGAAGAAAATCCTGAATGGCGTCACACACTCcattatttaaactgaaaatcgcgcgatttaaattaaaaaagagcTATTCAAGTGTAGAAACAATATTAAAGCAGTCTCACCTCGAGAGGAGAGTCTGGTTCATCCAGGATGCTCTTCTCACTCTGCATCCGCTGCATCGTCCCTGAACAACTGGGATCCATGATCAACACGTTCTGACTACCAGCTCTGCCGAACTTACAGTCACTCTTTCTCGAGTCTGTCGTCCTGCACACCTCGTAATTGTACACGTGTTGGAGAGTCCCTGTTGTCCCCAAAGTGTCTGAGTAACGTGGAGGGTAATATGGAATCACAGGCAGGTTGGAATGATACAGGATGCGAGACTGTCTCcatctgtagattttcactgagaTAATAACCACCAAACACGTGATGAACAGGAAGGAGACCACAGCCAGAGCCAACACcaagtaaaaagtcaggttgtcATTGTACTCCTTGTCGTGTGGAAAGTCACTGAACTCCGACAGAACTTCAGGAAAGCTGTCCGCCACCGCCACGTTCACAATGACTGTAGCTGAACGAGAGGGCTGCCCGTTGTCCTCCACTATAACACTCAGtctctgtttcactgcatcTTTATCACTCACTTGGCGGATGGTTCGGATCTCTCCATTCTGGGAGCCCACTTCAAACAGAGCcctgtctgtggctttctgcagTTTATACGACAACCACGCATTCTGTccagagtccacatcaacagccACCACTTTGGTCACCAGATAGCCCACATCTGCTGAACGAGGCACCATTTCAGCCACCACAGAGCCACTAGTCTGGACTGGATACAGAACCTGAGGAGGGTTGTCATTCTGGTCCTGGATCAgcattttcactgtcacattgCTGCTGAGTGGAGGAGAGCCTCCATCCTGAGCTTTCACACGGAACTGGAAGTCTTTGATCTGCTCATAGTCAAAAGAGCGCACTGCATGGATGACTCCACTATCAGCACTGATGGACACATATGAGGAGACTGGCACTCCGTTCACTGAGGAGTCCTCCAGAATGTAAGAAACACGAGCATTCTGGTTCCAGTCAGGGTCTGTGGCTCTCACTGTGAATATAGACACACCTGGTGTGTTGTTTTCTACAATGTAGGCCTCATATGAGCTCCTCTCAAAGACAGGCTCGTTGTCATTTACATCAGAGAT
This Amphiprion ocellaris isolate individual 3 ecotype Okinawa chromosome 13, ASM2253959v1, whole genome shotgun sequence DNA region includes the following protein-coding sequences:
- the LOC111576767 gene encoding protocadherin beta-16-like, which gives rise to MARQVLLFVSVLSVSSVLGQVSYTIPEEMHKGSLVGNIGNDLGLQIKRLAAGKARIFTRDSDGYIELNRERGVLLVKERIDREALCRQTTPCALHFQIILENPMEFYTVTVQITDINDNAPTFEKTEMKFKISESAVIGAKFVLERAVDLDVGINDLKSYQLKPTGNFALKVHNNADGNKHVEMVLQKPLDREKQEQISLVLTAVDGGEPQMSGTMLIAITVLDVNDNAPVFTQQTYKATVTENSPKGTVVATVTASDADQGSNSKITYSITNTLDDVRKVFDVNEENGEVTLIGNIDFEQSRNYQINVLASDEGGLTDSCKLIVDLQDMNDNKPEITIMSKSNVISEDAELNTVVTMISIEDLDSGENGNVECFINENIPFILKSSTNNFYSLVTDSELDRERASEYNITVTCSDEGVPSLSSSVTLTLQISDVNDNEPVFERSSYEAYIVENNTPGVSVFTVRATDADWNQNARVSYILEDSSVNGVPVSSYVSISADSGVIHAVRSFDYEQIKDFHFRVKAQDGGSPPLSSNVTVKIMIQDQNDNPPQVLYPVQTGGSVVAEMVPRSADVGYLVTKVVAVDVDSGQNAWLSYKLQKATDRALFEVGSQNGEIRTIRQVSDKDAVKQRLSVIVEDNGQPSRSATVIVNVAVADSFPEVLSEFSDFPHDKEYNDNLTFYLVLALAVVSFLFITCLVVIISVKIYRWRQSRILYHSNLPVIPYYPPRYSDTLGTTGTLQHVYNYEVCRTTDSRKSDCKFGRAGSQNVLIMDPSCSGTMQRMQSEKSILDEPDSPLEVRLL